The genomic stretch CGAATGGGCTCAAATTGTTGCGTCCAGCATACCGACTCAAATTTTGGCAGTGCGGCCATCCATGCGTCGCCAAATACTCCGGGCCCTGAATCACGCGCGGTAATTGTCGCCATCAAGGAACGGTCCTCATCGGTGGCGAATAGTTCAATCTCCACGGCGCCGTCTGGGAAAATGGAAGTTAGTTCACCAGCGGCCAGCGAACGAATCGCCGCCTGCAGGCCGGGCGAGCTGATGGCACAGGCGTCGACCGGACACAGTTGCTGCGACTGGCTTTCGAGATACCCCAGACGAAACTCGTTGCCATTCTTTCGCGCATGGAGACGGATGCGATTCCGGTACTCCCACGGCTCGGCGGAGATGGTTTCGATGGGCACGTCGAACTTTAGCTTGCCGATGCGCTCGAAGCACTCGGCGAGAATATCGCGCTTCCATTCGAGTTGGCGGGTGTAGGGAATCTGCTGATGATGGCAGCCGCCACAGTTCGTAAAGAACGGGCAGGGCGGTTCGATGCGATCCAGGCTGGCCGCGAGAACCTGGATCAGTCGCGCCCGCCGAACGCCTTTCTTGGCCGGTTCGATCTCCACCGCCACGCGTTCGCCCGGAAGCGCGCCCGGCACCAGTACGATGCCCTCCGGCGTGCGCGCCAGCCCTTCGCCGCCATAAACAAGCTTCTCGATGGTTACTTCGCTCGCTGCTGTCTCTGCCGTTGTCATTGAAATGGGCGCTTCTTTCTCATCAGGTTCACAGATAGAACATAGGTCTTACAAATAGAACAAACTTAGGCGCGGCAGTTCGGATATCTCCAGAATCTTCCGAATCTCAAACTGCTTTTCCAAATCTCTAAGCTGGGCGCTGGACATTTTGCCACGGAACGGCGCGAGTTGACGGTCGCGCTCGCCGCGTATGACCACCAAAGCCTCCTCTGCGCAGCCCTGCATCAGGATGGAGAACATCTTCTCCTCCAAAATGCTCATGCGCTGCTCCATAGCCTGCAAGTCCAGCGCCTGACCCGCGCGCGTCAGCGCAGATTGTTCGCGCAAAGAGGCCGCAATCGCCGACAGGTTGGTGGCGGATTCCGCGCGCCCTTGCTCGAACATTCCTTCCGCTGCCCGAGCCACCGCCGAGGCGTTCTTCTCCAGATAATCCGCCAGCGCTTCGTGCGGAAACGGCGGTGGCGTGGCCGCATGGGGCAGACCCGCATGATCCTTTTCCTCGGCCGCCTCCAGCACCGCCTGATGACAATAGGCCAGCCCATTCACGCGGCGCGTCTTTCCTTTACGCTGTTCATACTTTTCAAAAGTGTGGTCGATGCCCTTCAATATGGCCTCGATGGGAATGTCGGCCTGCTTCCACGAGTCGATCAACGCCCAGTCGAGCGTGGTCAGCAGGATGGCTGTGCCGCGCTTTTTCCAGAAGTACTCTTCAATCTCGGTGAAATAGTTGAAGTAGTTTTCCATAGAAGCATTGGTTGGATCGGCCTGGAGGTGGCCGAGGTCGGCATGCGGATGAGTCGATGTTGCCGCGGGATGTAGGTCAGCGTTTACGGGAGGACTCCTTGCGCGAGCGCTGTTTTTTCCCTTGCTCCCAGTACAGGCGAAGCCCTTCCAGCGTCAGATGTTCATCGACTGCTTCGATGTATTTGGACCCTCCTGCGATCAGCGCCGCCTGTCCGCCTGTGGCTACCACATGCGTGCGCGGTCCCAGCTCGTTTTTCAGGCGCTCCAGGATGCCGTCCACCATGCCGACAAATCCATAAAAAAAGCCGGCTTGCAGCGAACGGGCCGTGTTGGTGCCGATGATCTCTCCCGGATCGCTGATCTCCACGCGAAACAAACGCGCGGCGCGTGCCGACAAGGCATCGGCGGCAATGCCGATGCCGGGCGCGAGTACTCCGCCCATGTACTCGCCATTCCGCGAGACCACATCAAAATTGATCGCCGTGCCGAAGTCGACCACCACGCAGGGGCCGCCGTACTTGGCGTATGCCGCAATGCCGTTGGCGATGCGATCCGCGCCCACCTCGAGCGGATTGTCATAGAGCACCGGCATCACCGTGCTCTCTCCCGCGGAAACAAAAATGGCCTGGCGTTTGAAGTAGCGCTCCGCCATCTGGGCCAGTGTGCTATTGAGCGGCGGGACTACACTGGCGATCACAACACCTTCGATACGCGCATGCGCCATTCCCGCCAGCCGGAACAGGTCGCGGGTGAGGATTCCGTACTCGTCCACAGTCTGCTCACGCGCGGTGCGCAGCCGCCAGTCGGCGACCAGCTTGTCGCCGGAATACACGCCTAGCACGGTATTGGTGTTGCCGACATCCATGGCCAGCAGCAGCTTGTTGGATGCACTGGTTTGTTTTGTGGCTGGTTTCAGCGGATCATCCTCTACTCTATGGAATTCCTGCGGCGAAGTTCCTGCAGAGGCCGCACTTACTTACAGTGGTCTTACGTGGCCCGCAATTATTTTTTCCAACCCACCGTCATCGCGGCGCAAAAGCAGAACGCCCTCTGGCGTTAGACCCTCTGTTGTTCCGGTTATAAAATGCCCGTCTTCACCGGCGCGGACGCGTTTGCCGCTGGCATAACTGGAGATGGTTGAAAATCGCTTCAGTATCGGTTGCGCGCCGTCCACCAGTAATGAATTATAGTCCTCCTCCAGCCGCTTCAGGACGGAAATCAGCAGATCCACACGCGGGATGGGCTGCCCGGCCTCCAATAATAACGATGTTGGCTCCGTCTCCAGCCCTTCCGGAAACTCCGTGTTGTTCACGTTGATGCCAATGCCCAGCAGCACGTGCCACCGTCGCTCCGATTGGGCGCGTTCTGGATCGGCGCGCATCTCTACCAGTATTCCGGCGCATTTTTTCTCGCTAATCAATAAATCGTTGGGCCAGCGCAGGTCCACTCTGTCGGAAACGAACGGCCGCACGGCTTCGGCCAGACTAACGCCTGCCATCAGTGTCAGCATCGGCGTGGCCGCGGGCGCGAGAGTGGGGCGAAGAATCAGCGTGAAGTAGAGACCCGCGCCGGACTCGGAGACCCACTGCCGCCCGAGCCGCCCTCGCCCAGCGGTCTGTTCCTCCGCCATCACCAGAGTGCCGGTGGGAGCGCCCGCTTCCGCGAGACGCGCGGCCTCCGTCATGGTCGAGTCCATGGTCTCGTAAAAATGAAACGGGCACCCGAATCGTTCATGACGGGCATCGCCTGCGCCACTGGAAGCCAATGACTGCCGGACGGCTGCGGCAATGTAATTCTCCGGCATGAATATTCTCGGGGTGCGGCGATTCGATGTGGCCAAAAAGTTGGTCTGGCTAGTTCAGGGTTCTAAGAGTCTCAGTGATCTTGGTTATCAAAATTGAGACTTCCTCGCTGCGCTTGCGCATTCCTGCAACGATATGCGCCGGGGCCTTGGCAAGAAAGTTCTCATTGCCGAGCTGGTTCGCGAGCGAGATTGTTTCCTTCTCAAGTTTCTGCAATTCCTTTTCGAGACGAATGCGCTCGGCGGCGGGGTCAACGGCGTCCGACAGCGCGATACGCAGCGCATATCGTGGCATGGATCGCACGGCCCCACCGGCCTCCGCCAGCGGTTCGTTGCTGACTTCGAGCGCGCTGACCGTGCTGAGTCTCTCGATGGCATTGCGGTAACGCGTCGCCGCTTGATTCGTAGCATCGTCCCTGCCGCGGAGCTGCACAGGGATTTTTTTCTTGGCATCCACCTTCATTTCGGCGCGCATGTTGCGGATATTGACGATGATGTCTTGGAGCAATTGCATATCCTGCTCGGCCGCTTCGTTGATCCATGTAGGATCGGCGGCGGGATATTTTGCACGAGAAATGGAGCCGTCGCGCGGGGCCAGACGCTGCCAGAGTTCTTCCGTGATGAACGGCATCATCGGATGCAGCAGGCGCAGCGCAAGGTCAAGCGCGCGACAGAGGTTGTCGGCGGATGCGGCCAAGCGCGCGGGATTTCCCGCGTCGGCTTCAAAGCTGAGCTTCTTCAGTTCCAGATACCAGTCGCAGAACTCGCCCCAGAAGAAGTGATAGACCTCATGCGCGGCATCGTGGAAGCGGAACGCGTTCCACGCATCAGCGGTAGTGGCGGCGAGTCGGGAGAGGCGCGAGAATATCCAGCGATCCTCGAAGGAAACTTCTTCGTCACCAGCGCTGGAAGCCGCGACGGGACGAAAATCGCCGTTTGACGGCGGCGTCCATTCGGTGATGCCCGCCTTTTCAAGCGACATGGTCAGGAAGCGCGACGCGTTCCAAATCTTATTGGCGAACGCGCGATAACCCTCCATGCGATCTTCCGACAAGGCAATGTCGGTGCCCGGCGCGGCCATTACGGCGAGGGTGAAGCGCACCGCGTCCGTGCCGTATTTTTCCGTGACTACCAAAGGATCAATCACGTTGCCCTTGGTCTTCGACATTTTTTGTTTATCGGCGTCGCGCACGAGCTGGTGGATGTAAACCGTCTCGAACGGAACTTTGCCCATGAATTCGATGCCCATCATCATCATGCGCGCCACCCAGAAAAACAGGATGTCGAAGCCGGTGATCAGCAGTGATGTCGGATAGAACGTGGCCAGGTCGCGTGTCTGCTCGGGCCAGCCGAGTGTGGAGAATGGCCACAACGCGGAGCTGAACCAAGTGTCAAGAACG from Acidobacteriota bacterium encodes the following:
- a CDS encoding class I SAM-dependent RNA methyltransferase, translated to MTTAETAASEVTIEKLVYGGEGLARTPEGIVLVPGALPGERVAVEIEPAKKGVRRARLIQVLAASLDRIEPPCPFFTNCGGCHHQQIPYTRQLEWKRDILAECFERIGKLKFDVPIETISAEPWEYRNRIRLHARKNGNEFRLGYLESQSQQLCPVDACAISSPGLQAAIRSLAAGELTSIFPDGAVEIELFATDEDRSLMATITARDSGPGVFGDAWMAALPKFESVCWTQQFEPIRQGARNRLVHREPPHNRIWGSGAVTMKSGEFHYRVSHHSFFQTNRRLLAKMIDAALGDARGVRALDLFAGVGFFTLPLSRRFEHVIAVESHPSASGDLQTNSGVAASQVYVYPITAESFIASKPSRQPWDLVLVDPPRHGLSPPVRDAIVAMRPRRMVYVSCDPTTLARDLAVFQLASYKITSVHLIDLFPQTYHLEAIVHMARPA
- a CDS encoding type III pantothenate kinase; protein product: MLLAMDVGNTNTVLGVYSGDKLVADWRLRTAREQTVDEYGILTRDLFRLAGMAHARIEGVVIASVVPPLNSTLAQMAERYFKRQAIFVSAGESTVMPVLYDNPLEVGADRIANGIAAYAKYGGPCVVVDFGTAINFDVVSRNGEYMGGVLAPGIGIAADALSARAARLFRVEISDPGEIIGTNTARSLQAGFFYGFVGMVDGILERLKNELGPRTHVVATGGQAALIAGGSKYIEAVDEHLTLEGLRLYWEQGKKQRSRKESSRKR
- a CDS encoding biotin--[acetyl-CoA-carboxylase] ligase, producing MPENYIAAAVRQSLASSGAGDARHERFGCPFHFYETMDSTMTEAARLAEAGAPTGTLVMAEEQTAGRGRLGRQWVSESGAGLYFTLILRPTLAPAATPMLTLMAGVSLAEAVRPFVSDRVDLRWPNDLLISEKKCAGILVEMRADPERAQSERRWHVLLGIGINVNNTEFPEGLETEPTSLLLEAGQPIPRVDLLISVLKRLEEDYNSLLVDGAQPILKRFSTISSYASGKRVRAGEDGHFITGTTEGLTPEGVLLLRRDDGGLEKIIAGHVRPL
- a CDS encoding valine--tRNA ligase, translating into MAEIAKAYNPGEIEPRWASEWVEKGLYTADADSNRPMFSLVIPPPNVTGSLHMGHMLEHTLIDIIVRWKRMQGFNTLWLPGTDHAGIATQMVVERQLAEQGVKRRDLGREKFEEKVWEWKGQSGDTIKRQMLRLGASCDWSRERFTLDPGLSAAVREVFVTLYEKKLIYRGKYIVNWCPRCQTAISDLETVHEQEPGHLYHIRYPVIGSDEFVIVATTRPETMLGDTAVCVNPRDERYTKFHGKSVRLPLMNREIPFILDELADPEFGTGVVKVTPAHDANDFQAGLRHNLPQIDVMDETGRMNINAGAYADLDRYEARKRILEDLKQQGLLEKLEPHALPLGRCQRCKTPVEPRLSTQWFVKVAPLADAAIKAVEDGRTKFVPENYAKIYFEWMRNIHDWCISRQLWWGHRIPAWHCEGCNEVIVARETPAQCSQCGGSALRQDTDVLDTWFSSALWPFSTLGWPEQTRDLATFYPTSLLITGFDILFFWVARMMMMGIEFMGKVPFETVYIHQLVRDADKQKMSKTKGNVIDPLVVTEKYGTDAVRFTLAVMAAPGTDIALSEDRMEGYRAFANKIWNASRFLTMSLEKAGITEWTPPSNGDFRPVAASSAGDEEVSFEDRWIFSRLSRLAATTADAWNAFRFHDAAHEVYHFFWGEFCDWYLELKKLSFEADAGNPARLAASADNLCRALDLALRLLHPMMPFITEELWQRLAPRDGSISRAKYPAADPTWINEAAEQDMQLLQDIIVNIRNMRAEMKVDAKKKIPVQLRGRDDATNQAATRYRNAIERLSTVSALEVSNEPLAEAGGAVRSMPRYALRIALSDAVDPAAERIRLEKELQKLEKETISLANQLGNENFLAKAPAHIVAGMRKRSEEVSILITKITETLRTLN